CTCCAGGCAAGCCTGGGGCTGTGCTGAAAGGGAGACCCAGGGGTGTGGACCAGGGGACACCTGTGGACCAGCACAGGGTGGAGCTCCCACAGATGCTGCCCGGCCCTCAGGGAGCCGGGGTACTTCACAGGAAGAGATTTCCCTGTGATGACAAGAGGCAGCCACAGACCCACGGGGGCCAGGCCTAACCCAGGTACCTGAGCAAATGTCCCTGCAGAGGCCACCAGGGTCTCCTACCAGGATAGAGGGGCCAGGCTACAGGCCTAGGCTAGGAGGGATCCAGGTCCTCAGATGACCTTTGGTCAAGGAAGTTCCTCTCTGGCTCTCGGTACCACACCACACCCAGGGGCACAGAAGGCCCAGACCCTTCCTTCACCTCTCCCACACGGGACCAAAGACTATGCCATGTACTGtagctccagccccaggacccCCAAGGACTTGAGGGCAAATGCGCTGGCGTCCCAGCCAGATCAGAGCACCtggaacttgagggaacaggtgAGATTGCTGTGCACCAGGTCCCACATGGCCAGCAGCTCGGGAGGTAGCAGCTTGTGCACCACAATCATGGCACGGTAGAAGCAGGGCTCCTTGTTCATCCGGCTGCTTCGGACCCGAGAGATGCCAAAGGTCTTGAAGCCCTCGTGGCCGGTCGGTTGCACCCCCAGCACCTCCAGACACATGCCCAGGAAGACGTCATCAATCGGGAAGAGCTCCACTGCGTCACAGGCATGGTGGAGATGCCGAGCCAGAACGCCAGACATGAGGAAACCCCCTCCGCCAGCATAGGGTGGGTAGGTGGCCTTGCTGTACATGACGGTGGGGATGTaatatttgttctcttttctgcGGATGGGCCGAGCATGCTTCAGGACATCACCTACAAATAGGTTTTCCTGGGGCTGGCGGTCAGACAGAAACTCGAGCAGGTTGGTGGGGTTGACGAAGACGTCATCGTCCCCTTTGAAGATGAAGGGGACATTGGGACAATAAATGTCAAGCCACTTAAGGAAATGGATCTCCTTGAGCGTCAGGTTGAAGAAGCTGTCAAGGAAGTCCCACTGTAAAATGTCACCGTAGAGGCGGTCCTCATAGGCCAGCAGCTGCTGATAGTGAGTCCGTTCCTCTTGCTTGGAGGCTGTGCCCAGCAGGAAGAGGGTACGCACAGCACCCCTGCCCGGACCTGCTGACTCGGACTCCCGACCCCAGGTCTGACGGATGACCTCCCGGCGGTCGTGCTGCGTGATGACTGACTTGATGACCACCAACAGGTAGACATCGCCTTTGCACTTCTCCGGGTGGTTCAGCAACATGGGGAAAAAGCGGCAGTGGCGATAGGCCAGAAACTGCCGGAAGTGCGGCTCGAGACCCTGGAACCAGGGCTGATGGGTCAGGTTGTCATTGGCGGAACAGTTAGAGCTAATCACATCCCAGGTTTGGGGTCCCCGAGGGGCTACGGGGGAGGGAGCCGCTGTATCCTTTGAGCTCTTCCAGAAGCTGTTGGAATTGACCCCATTTCCAGTTTTGGGTGGCTCCAGTGTGGGTGGGAGAGGATCCTCAAGAAACTGGCCAGGGGTCACACTGCGCTGGAAAACGGTGATAGCCAATAGGAGGGCCAGAGCCAGGCACACGCTCCGGTAGAGGGTTTTCTTCCTAGGGGGAGCAGTAGAGAAGAGGGTGAGCTGGCACTCCAGAGGATTAGGTGGCCACAGATGGGTCAGTGGACTCCACTTCCTGGAAGGTCAGAGGATTCTGATTCCTTCCTCATGATAACTTCCCAACTCAAGAAGCACTGAGAAACAGCTACTGGGGTTCCAAAGTCAATGACTTTGGGAAGGGGTTTATTTAACTCCTCTAAGATACTGGTTTCCCACTCAAAATGGGACAGAACACAAGATAAAATACCAGGCTTGCACTAAGGGAAATGCTGTCACTTTACCAGGAAGAGAAACCTCTGCCCATGCCCGGGTTTTCATTTCTAGTTCAGACCTAGGTGTGTGGACAGCATATCACTTTGAACCAGTCAATGTAAATGGGAAAAGTCAGTGCAAGCGCCTTCATTGCAGCTTTTGGGGAGTTCCCTTGTGGAGCACAGCTGAGTGTGGGTTCTGGTTTAGTATCCCCCAACACAGCCGATTCAACAGAAATGAGCCACTCTTATGGCCATTATGACCCCTTACCCCCATATAAATATCCCACAAGGAGCAATGAGATGCCCAGCCCTTCATCCCTGGGAGGGAAACCCACTCCCCAGGGACCCTCCCTGCCCAGGTAACCCCACCACACCTTTTTCAGAGGCCTGGCCCCGTTCCCCTAGAACTTCCCTCCTTAGCTCACACTGGGGGGAAAGAACATTCCAGGGCTGAAGCAGCAGGGAGATGGCTCTCACCTCCGTGGCAGGAGGTACAGGAGCCAGGGAGCCATGAAGCAGGTAGAGATACCCCCCCCCCGGGTTTTACTCTCGCGGGGGCGCAGGGTTAGTGAAGATTAAGCCCCCCACCTCCATACTGTGAGATTTTTTCCAAAGGCTCCAAGACTTCCTGGCCACCAGGTTGGATGGAGAAAGAAATCACTTGAGATACCCTGCTGGGTGGTGAGACCCAAGACTGAACCCTTCTGGGAACCAGAGCAGAGGATCCCGGACCCAGTACTCCAGCCCTCGGAGTTCTAAAGAAGCCCCAATTCCGGAGTCCGAGTAAGGACCAGTCCCGGACGGCGGTGGCGAGGCCCCTGGCTTGCAGGCACGCACCAGCCCACTGCGTAAGAGCAAAGCCGGGAAGGGAGAGGGCTTAAGACGTCCGGAGGAGAGGCCGCAGGAGGGAAGAACGCCAGAAGGAGTCCCCGGGGGGCAACTCTTGATGGGGTCCCGGGGCCTAGAGAGGTAGCATACTGGCTGCCAGAGCCGTGGCCGGGGAGCCGAGCGTGCGCCCCGCATCTCCCACATCCCACCTGCCGCTCCGGCGCCGCGTCCCGCTCGGCATCTCCCGCCACCCGCGCTGCCCTGGGCAACTGATGTCTGCCCCATGACTTCCAGCGTGCATCCCTTGCGGTCTGCGGTCCTGGGAGAAGGAGAAGCCCGGAGGTGCCCTGCGCCCGACATAGACCCCGACTCACCACATAGACATGGCCGCCCGGTCCAGGATGGCTGAGCGGAGCGCACGGATCACAGCTCTGAGCGCCGTGGCTGGAGACAGCGGGACCGGGCCGGGCAGCGCCCCCGTTGAGACTTTCTTTTCCCGGCTGGAGGCGGGGCCGCAGGGGTGGCGGCCCAGGTACGTTAACCCTTCGCGCCCCGGCTCACCGTGGGGACGCTCAGCCCAGGTCACTTCAGAGGCACGCCCCGCAGGATCGCGAGGGGGAGAGACGGAATCTCAGAAACTTTGAGGATCGCCGACATCCTGAGGCGGTGACTTCCCCGCTGGCCCTTCACGGGTCgcctgcttctcctctccaggACACGTGGGGACGCCGGACGCCGCCCACCTTCACGCCCACCGGGCGCCTAGCGGCCTTGGCTTCCTTCTGGAGTAGTTCTGGGTGTGTGGAGTCGAGGGAGGCAGATAaggctgcttccttctctctgccctgtcggcttttcttcttcccaggctcGCTTAGGCCTGTCGGCCATCTCAAGAGGAGATGATGTTAGGAGGAGGCTGGGTTTCCCCGTCTCATACTCTAGCCAACCTAGATCACCTAGGAAGACTCTGGGTCCTCCACTCTTTCTCCTTTacccgcccctcccccccacccctcagATAGCCCATTTGCCTCGGCAAAAACTCCAATCTTTTACTAGAGTGTccgcacatgcttttaatcccagcaggtggatctctgtgagtttgaggccgctctggtctacatggtgaattccaggcagCCAGGGATCCCCagtcagactgtctcaaaacaaacaaaaacctccttTATTGTATTGCCAACAAATCTTTCACGTAACGTCCCCCctcacatactttttttttttgtgtctccAGGCCTTTATTAATCTGCCGTGTGTACACCATTTTCTCTTGGGAGTGGGTGACACCCAGTCAcagtagaggagggagggggcgTCTTGGCCCAGGCTCTGGGGTGCTGATGTAATCGGCTCTGCCGCTCTGGCTCTGCCGTGGCAGGCTGAAGAGAACTAACACTGTGGATAAATATGCAAACCCAGGAGGTCTGCCTGGCTCAGGAGGTGGTCCTCGAGTCCTGCCTTCGGAGTTCTTTCACACTGCAGGACGGGGGAACCACTTTTCTTTGCGTCCCCCTTCCCCAGGGAATACAGGGGAGACTCGAGAGCTCCAGTGAGCCCTAAGATTCTTTTTGACCTTCCCTTAGTGATCCTTGGCTAGGGTGTGCTTAAACAGACGGTGGAATTTTCTGGAATGTTGTAAGCTCTAGTCAGAAAGAATGAAGGGCCTTCTGGCCAGAATTTCAGTGGAGAATCCTGGGACAAAGCCCTCTTGAAGTTCCCAAGAAGCCCTGGCCTGAAGCCTCAGTCTCACCGGCCTGTCTGCCTGCCCCTAGGAGTCTCTGCAGCCCCCTGGTCCCGGTTCTCACCATTCTGACTTGGCACTGGCTACCTATCCCCTGTTAGTCCACCACCCAGGGTGTtgtgttttgttagttttgagtcagggtctcagcacgcagtccaggatggccttgaactgcgGATcacttttgcctcagcctcccgaacggtggggttacaggcatgtgccaacacagCTGGCACTGCCCAGGCTTTGgggttctctcctctcaccctTGCTGTCCGTGTGGCTTTGAGGAAGAGCCTGTGCTGTGTCTCGGCTCTTCACAAGCTGCCATGCTGAATGAAGAACAGCCCGTTTGACCTTTCGCCGACCTCCCTCCCCAGTGTGGAGTTTTCTGCAGGTGCCAGGTGAAGGTGGACACAGGTGTTTCTGGTAAGGGCTTGTGAATTCAGACCTGAGTGCCAGAGGGTTGGGTGTTGGGTCAGTCCTCTGCACTTCCTGGCCGCTACTAGGGGGGGCGGGTGGCTTATCCTTTTGAGACCTCAATTTCCTGCCAGTGCAGAGTTATGCGACATGACGCAGGGGAAACAGACGCATCAGTGTCCCCGATACACGGAGGCCCCGATACACGGAGGCTTAGGACAGGTGGATTGCTTTTGATATCATGATCACACTAGTTTGACCTACCCCAGGGGCTCCTGGGACCACAGGGGAACGTGGAAGCAGTAACCAGGGGGGCCGTGCTAGGTCAACGTGGTGTTTTCCAGTTATATCTGGTCAATCAAGACAGCTTGTCATAGGAGCCTGGGATGAATTCGGAATGGGGAAATGAATGACAGTTAAGTACCCAAGTtcatgggcgtgtgtgtgtgtgtgcatgcatgtgtgtgtgcctgaccATCACCTCATTCTGCTCTCTGTGAACCACACGGGTCCATCTCTCCTCAGAAGCACAGGGACTCCCCTCTTGGGCTCACTTAGGCTGTCCCTCTCCACCTGTCCAGTCACGACGGCAGAGCAGCAGGCTAGGAATCGTCTCTGAACAGCTGGAGTGGCTGAGCAGAGCCAGACTGCAGGTGGACTCTGCTGCTGCCTGCCACGCTGTGGGTGCAAGCATAATGGGAGGAGCCAGCAGTCACAGGGTATGTTGATGTGGGTGGAAGAAGGGGTTGAATAGAGTTCCCACACCATCCCTAAACTCCAGGTACCATTCTCTTGCTGCCCCAGAAGGGGGTCTCAGTGAGCCGGGACATAGAAGGAcactatttattcttttgataacTCGCTTCTCCCCCagctcccctttcccctcttcctgctaggctcctccctccctgtTGGGTCTGCAGACTTCAGATGCTGCGGGAAGACACTGACCCACCAGAGAGCATACTGGGAAGATATTGTTGCAGGGTGACGTGGGGGCTGCCCTGAGTTAGAAAGAACTGGAGAGCAAAAAGCAAAGAGCCCTGGGCACCCTGGAGAGAAGCCACCAAGGGAAGAGACTTGGAGCCGGTGGTGGCTGTGGCCGAAGGGTTCTTAAGCCAAGCCAGCAGCCATAATTTTAGCTCAGCCAGGAGTTGGTGAAGGGCGTGTGAGTTAGTTTCAGTTAGTGTTATACTCTGGGAGTTGCCCCGGCTGGGGTTTCGGAGTCGGTGGAGTCAGAGGTCTACCCTCACAGCTGGGGACCAAAGGGTCAGGGCTGGAGGGTCAGAGGTCATTTGCTGGTAGGAAGAGGATTGCTGAAGGTCAAGAAGTACAGCACAGCGCCTCTGCCAGAGCCCGCTCCGTGGAGCACTATCCTGGGTCCGCATCTTTTTGGGATGAGTCCTCTGTGACTTCAGGGATAGCTGTTAGTCAGGGTGACCTTGAGAATTGCCCTCGTGTCTTGTCTTGCACAGACCTTGATAGGCGTTTCTCCAAGGTCAGAGCCACGGTAGAATGCCTGCTTTGTGTTTTCTAGAAATTTGCCGTGGGTAAATCTGGGGTTGAGGCTTGGTTTCTGATGAGAATGAAACTTCTGGTCCTCATAGGCCACAGGTGTCCATTCCTGAGAACCAGACACAGCACAGGGTAGTGCTGAAGGGGCCAGAGAGACCCAGAGATGCCCATCAAGTCAGCAGTGGAAGGGTACCCCAACTGGGGTCCCCCAGAGACTGGCTGCCCTGAGAAGATGAGGTACGGTCTAGAGCTGAGGAAATACTTAGGGACACGTCTTCTTGAAGGATGGCTCCCCTTTAATTCCCaattttaaacatacatatatatgtatatgaatagtgtgtgcgtgtatgtgtttatgtgtatatgtatatgtgtgttatgtgtgtgattatgtgtgtgtacatgtatgtatatgtgtagtcagaggacaaccttcagagttagttctctccttctttcaTGAGGTTGCCAGACTTGGTACAGTgtggagccatcttgccaccTAGGTCTTTTCTGAAAGTCAGGGGCCCCAGCAGGAGCTAGGAGTAAGATGGGAGGACTGGAAAGCCGGAGAGAGCAGGAAGAGTCTTCGGAGCGTGAGGTGGCTTCCACCTAAGAGTCTAGTTGAACTCTTGGGAGTTCCTTCAGTCAGGATGTCGACAGCAGGCTGTGCGCTGTCCCATCGCTCCATAGTGTTTTATAGCAACATTTGTTTTCCAGGCTGGGCCTTGCCCTGATTTTTGCCATTATTTTACAAGCAGTTTTTGACTCCATGTTGAGTACGGATGCTGCTGTCCATGAGATACAGACTGATAAATAACGTATTCCTAAAAAGTGAAAAGGATGTTGTCACGCACACTTACCAAAGTGAATCGGGACCAGGCGAGAACACGGACATAGTCACAGCAGGACAATGAAGCCCGAGAACTTAACACACAGCCGATGGGGGAAGTGGTGGAACCCCATCATCTGGACCCCACAGAGAGGTGGGCCCCTAACACTGCCATGCTATGGCCCCACTGACCTGTCACCTGACCTCTAATATTGTGGACTGGCACAATTCCTGACTGTTTCGGGGGCTTCAGCTCGGCTGGCTCCCCACTATTGACACAGCCTACTTaaactgctgtctgtctgtctgtccatctgtccatccttcTGGACTGGTCCTGACCTCACTCCTGAGGCTCAGCTCCACTCAGACTGGCAGCCTGGCTCTGGGGTGGTAGCATTCAGtagtatcccccccccccccaggggggAGTTCTCTCCAGCCTGGTGCTTTATCTCGccccgccacccccaccccagttcccTTTGTGTCCTTATCAGCTTCTAGCTCAGGCCACTTGGAAACTCCTTTGGAGCTTTGACTTCCAAGAGTTCCAACTAGATTTAAATGGCTGACACCCTCTGCTCTGAAGTCCCAGTCCctgcctcctcacctcctccccctTCAGTCTTTGTTCTTTCTTGGCCTCTGACTTAAAGGAGTAGGGGGAGgtgaggttggggggggggggatgcaggcTTGCTGGGATCTCTTTAGCCTAGGTAAAGAGTAGGTGGCTATTCTTTAAGTTACaaccataccccccccccccacacacacacatagtgtcAATGCCGGTAATTAAGACTGGAACGAGAGAATTATGCTTTCCTCAGCCATGGCGATGGAGGAAAGTGGGACCAGCTGACGAAATGCCATCAGCGAGACTTCTGCGCATTGTGAGTTTGTTATTCAGTAACTTCTGACATTCGTAGAAAGGGTCAACCATGGTCCTCTCTGTTTCTGACAGAGCACGCTCAGGACACCAGAGAAGCCTGGACTCCAACGAAATGCAGATCACAAGGGAATGAACCAGAAATGGAGGAAGCCAGGCAACGTGTCCCTGGTCCAGAAAACCCAAATGACCTTTGATTGTCCCATACGTGGAGCTAAGTCTCAACAGTTGAGGAGGTGGCAGTGCTGAGTCACAGCCGGCTTCACAGCTGATCCTGAGGCCAGAGGGAGCAGAGCTGTCTGGGAAGCGAGGGGCGGGGTtgggggggatggggaggtgggggggaagGAGCTCTTCAGTTCCCGGGTAGCAGCCTAGAGCGCTCAGGAGCCCTGTTGGTCAGCTGTGACAAGGgcctggggaggagacagaacaggGAAGTAGCTGCGGAGGAAATTGGGGCCAGATAGCCCTCCAGTTCTCATGAATCAGGTGATGGTACAGAAAGCAGAGGTAAGTTTAGAAGCTTGAGAAGAATGGACACTGGGAGGTGGAAACTGGGGACGCCGAGGAATGTTAGGGGTCAGGCGAGGTATCTGTGGCATCCCAGCATGTGGCTCAGGCAAGACGTAGTCCAGGACTTCCGACTTTCAGTTATAGTAAACCCGACTCTAAGTAGCTTAAGCAAAAAGGAACTTGTTAGCCCGTATCATAGAAATACCACCAACACTGTATAGCTGCCCTGCCCTTTCACAAGAAGGATAGAGGCAGGCTTCAGAGTGTCCTTGGGCATCTATCATCATCTCATCTCAACTCCCGTCTACCCCATGTCCACTTCCATGTCCACGTCCACGTACAAAATCCCAGGGAGGGACTTTCActggtctctctctgtgtcatcTGCCCCACCCTAGACCAATGAACATATCCCAGGGTTGAGGTAGTGTGACTGACCAGACCTGGGTCATAATTCTCCTATGATAGCAGCCCTCCGGAACAGCTGGGAAGGGTAGATCCTTCGAAGGAGTCTgccattcctcccactccctgtgagacaaggtttctctgtagctctggctgtcctggaactctctctgtagaccaggctggcctgaaatgcaaagatctgcctgccactggaTCCTGAgcaccgggattaaaggtgtgagccacctctgCTGTGAGGCTTAACAACTCTGCTCGGGAGGTTcgctccactcctcagagatttGCCACTGATGCCAAGGCTCTAGCTGGACTCTCCAGCTCAGATATAAGACCAACTGCTCTGATGCAGAgcccaagaggaagaaggaaggggtggTGCTGTGTGGGCAACTCCTTCAAGTTATCTAGACACCTCTTTCTGGGATGGGGAGGAGCCCTGGGCTAGCCAGTGGAAGATGGACACAACACCTCTGGGGCTGGCCAGCTTTCTGGTTCCTTGCTGTGCTCATGCACAAATAAGCTAGTCTGGGGACAGCCGAGGTCACCCTTGGCTTTGACAGTGTGGGGTGACTGTTACTCAGAGGATACACTCGGGATCCAGGAGCAATGAGGCAGAATAAAACCTCACTGGGAGGGCCAAGAAGGAGTGGAGGAGCTGATTCCGGGTTGGTTCCCTGCGTTGCCAGTGTCCTGAGGCTGTACCCCAGCTCCTTTTGGTAGGGCACACGTATACACAAATACTCTCTCACACAGGCagatacacaaatgcacactccCACAGTGATGTGGATAAAACCACACAGTTGTACAAATGACCCAGACGGTGAGCACATATATCCAGGCATTTACATGtacaaaatatgaatataataacATTCATAGACACACAGAACACTCATGGACACGCATACTCTGAGTTCTGAGATACTTGCACATCCAGTAACTTACACATGAGTATACACCTGCCCGTGACTGGCTGCTTTTTTACCAGTGAAACCCTGCCTGGCAGGCCCTTGGGAATAGGCTCAGGACTCAACAGGCCCCTTCTGTATCCCAGTGCAGTCTGTTTTATCACCTCCAGTCCTCAGGTCTGTGCCTATCCCAGGACCCCTGGCACTAATCACAAACCTTTAATAGCTTGCGTTGCCCCCAGTTATCACTCCAGCAAACCTGTCTTCCTCTGGTTCTCCAAgaccctgccttccttctgctcAAATGTATTGCATCCTTCTACATTGTGTGAACTCCTGATTGCTTTTAAAAACCCATTTgaagccgggtagtggtggccaacactcggaaggcagaggcaggcagatctctgtgagttcgaggccagccagttataggacagccagggctacacagagaagctctgtctcaaaaaacaaaaacaaatacaaacaaacaaacaaacaaacaaattcactTCAAATGTTCTCTCGAGGGGCTATCATCACCTTAACAAGCTGTCTGTCACTCCCTCCATTGGTTCTATCATAGTGGGAACAGCTAAGACTAGGGATAGCCTTTCCTGTTGGACAGAATCCAGGAAGTTAAACATGGGATGGGGGCAAGGAATGAATGCCAGCACGGGCCACTGCCAGGGATGCTGGACAGTCTTACCACAGCTATAGTCAGAAGGGGACAGGACGTGGATACTGCAAGGAGTCCTAAGAGCCCAGGCAGATGTGCATTGTAGCCTTGGCACCATCATACCCATCCCAACTTATACTGGTATACATTCACACTGGGTGGGCAGTGGGCCTCCTATCCAGGACAGCTGAACCCAGGCTGCACTCTGCCCTGGCCACCAATGAGTCACATCCCTGCCTGCCAGGCAGTTAGCAGGGGACACACAGCGGCCTTTCAGCCCCTAGGCCTCAAACACTAGCTCAGTCTTCCTTCTGAGACACCTCCCCCTCCCAGCCAGCCTGCTCCCCTCCCAGGCTGACAGCTCAGCTCCACACTGAGGCCGCATGGGTCTCCTTCCCTCCAGAGCACAGGGCTCCCTGTCTCTCATCAGCCGGCGCCTGGCCAAGTCAACCTTGAATGGCTGCCTTTTCAGACTAGAGCTTGGCCAGGTGCATTCTGGACAGGCCTGCTCCCATGCCAGTCTGCCAGATATCTGTGCCCATGGCACTGCTAGCCAGGGAGATGAGGGGTTGGAGAGCTGAGGTACCAGAGATGCATGCCTTtcgggtacacacacacaatcctctCCATGCATCCCTCCTGTCTGCTCCCCTGAAGCTCTAACTAGTCAGGCCAGGcactaagaataataataaatagtaatttccattttattgaggAATGCAGTGAGGCTTAGGTAAAAGGCAATAGTACAGCTGCTCCCTGGGACAATAATCTGGAATGATCTCATCTGAAAGGATTAAGTGAAGTGAAAGAGAACCCTCATATATCTGGAGAAGAGGCGGTGCCTTGTGATGAAGACCCCAAACCTTGGTTACGGGTTTTGGACCTAACAGAGCTTGCTCCTATAGTCTCAGGGCTGACTCCTTGGCTTCCAGGGCTGGCCAGGGCTGGGTGTTGTCCAACATTTCTACCTTTCCTGCCCAGAAAATGCATGCTCAGAATTTTGGTCAACCAGTAGGAattcattctctcctttcaccttgtgggttctgggattgaactcgggttgtcttggcagcaagtacctttacctatGTAACTGAATATCCTGGAAAAAGGTGTCTTATCTTCCTGTCTGTTGGCTGTAGGGGACAGAATGAGACAATACAGAAACAAGTTGAggaagaaggttgagaaccaggcCAGAGGCCCTGTGGTGAAAAGCAAAGGCCCTTTGCTCCAAGATGTTCACCTTGTCCCTAGAACTTGTGACTACATTAGGTCACTGGCAAAAGGGCTTTATTAAGTTCATgaaccttggggctggagagatggctcagcagttaagagccctggatgctcttgaagaggacctgggtttggctcccagcaatCATAGTGGCCCCCCAAtagtctggaactccagttccaagggagcgacaccctcttctggcatctgtgggcaccagacatgtagTGGTGTACGGTATACATGCcagcaaacacatgcacaaatttttttttttttttggttttttcgagacagggtttctctgtggctttggagcctgtcctggaactagctctgtagatcaggctggtcttgaactcacagagatccgcctgcctctgcctcccgagtgctcggattaaaggcgtgcgccaccaccgcccggcacatgcacaaattttttaaaaaataaaaagatcatggGCGAGCTgaatggtggtggtacacacactcagggaggcagaggcaggcggatctctgtgagttcgagaccagcctggtctacaagagctagttccaggacaggctccaaaaccacagagaaaccctgtctcgaaaaacaaacaaacaaaaaacaaaacaaaacaaaacaaaaaaacgaaagATCATGGACCTTGAATTGGGGGATACCCTGGTAATCTAGGTCCATGAGGCCTGAAACACAGAACTGTCTCAAGAATAGGAAGACAGCCAGAGAGACCAGAGTTGGTAAGGGCCccagtttctttcttccctaaacATAGTATAGACCCAGGAGACCACAGTGACCATGAGGAGCCAAGGGTGACTTCTGATGACACCTACAATGGCCTAGGAATCCCCACCCAACAACCTCAAGGAACCAGAGCCTGCTCTCACTCTGAAAAGCCTGGAACAGGGTCTTGCCCAGCCCAGAAAGAGCCCAGGTAGTCGACACTTTGATTTCAACCACATAAAATCCAGAGCAGACAGTCTGTTGAGTGGCTAAGGTTACAACCAGGGTTGGGTGCTgtcttaaaaggaagaaaggtgtcCAAAGACGTGTTCTGCTTTGAGTGGCCTCCTGTGATCAACACAGCTTGAGGAAGTTGACATTGCCCCGGGGCTGGAGCGTCCCTCTCTCTGGGTTTGGTCTCAGGAGCCAGGAACTGGTCATCTGTGATTTGAACAACCGCCACTCAAGATTTAAGAATGATGGTGTTATTGTGACCCGTCTCCTCCCTTGTCTCAAACAGCTTGTCCTGGCAGACCGGGTGGGGACAGCAAAAATCCCTTTAGAACCTTTGAATCTTCAAAGGCATGAGTAATCTTTGCCAGGCAGTCCATACCTTCCTCGCCAGTATGaatcctctttcctccccaccaaACCTGAGGTTGCCAAGGTCCCTcggtattaaaaattaaattaaaagtcaaCTTGCAAACAGCTAAGATGGGAAGGGGTGTGGGAAGGATGAGAGGGAACAGAGCTATAGTAGCCTATGCCTGGggtcccagcgtttgggaggcggaggcaagaggatttgGAGTTCAAGGAAGTGAGCTTGAAGCCAACCTGTTCTACGCGTGACCTTATTTGAAGGGAAACTGGGGaagggaactggagagacagttcagctgCTGAGAGTACATTTTGTTAcagcagaggaccagaatttggttcccagtacccatgtcaggaagctcacaatcacttgtgattccagctccaggggacctgacaccctcttctggccaccgaAGGCACGTGTATTAATATGCACGTTCTCACATagttaaaagttaaataaatctgaaaaaggaaaattggaggggagaggtaggggaagaaataaaggagggggagagagat
The genomic region above belongs to Microtus ochrogaster isolate Prairie Vole_2 linkage group LG4, MicOch1.0, whole genome shotgun sequence and contains:
- the B3gnt7 gene encoding UDP-GlcNAc:betaGal beta-1,3-N-acetylglucosaminyltransferase 7, with the protein product MSMWKKTLYRSVCLALALLLAITVFQRSVTPGQFLEDPLPPTLEPPKTGNGVNSNSFWKSSKDTAAPSPVAPRGPQTWDVISSNCSANDNLTHQPWFQGLEPHFRQFLAYRHCRFFPMLLNHPEKCKGDVYLLVVIKSVITQHDRREVIRQTWGRESESAGPGRGAVRTLFLLGTASKQEERTHYQQLLAYEDRLYGDILQWDFLDSFFNLTLKEIHFLKWLDIYCPNVPFIFKGDDDVFVNPTNLLEFLSDRQPQENLFVGDVLKHARPIRRKENKYYIPTVMYSKATYPPYAGGGGFLMSGVLARHLHHACDAVELFPIDDVFLGMCLEVLGVQPTGHEGFKTFGISRVRSSRMNKEPCFYRAMIVVHKLLPPELLAMWDLVHSNLTCSLKFQVL